The following proteins come from a genomic window of Micromonospora echinofusca:
- a CDS encoding nucleotidyltransferase domain-containing protein, giving the protein MDDLARRQLDGIAELAGLAAAAGIEVWLRGGWAMDFHLGEVTRAHVDVDWYCWRADADRLADLLRGRGWRPDPRMPVDVQLDLVRADVEMSVAYLARDATGRVVVGAGPWAGTALPDGMLTGPPGRIGSLAVPMISVAAQIEFKEMFPVWMPDRPRRGKDAADLTRLRATDRHP; this is encoded by the coding sequence GTGGACGATCTCGCGAGGCGGCAACTGGACGGCATCGCGGAACTGGCCGGGCTCGCGGCGGCGGCCGGCATCGAGGTGTGGCTACGCGGCGGCTGGGCCATGGACTTCCACCTGGGCGAGGTCACCAGGGCGCACGTCGACGTCGACTGGTACTGCTGGCGCGCGGACGCCGACCGGCTGGCCGACCTGCTGCGCGGGCGCGGCTGGCGGCCCGACCCCCGGATGCCCGTCGACGTGCAGCTCGACCTCGTGCGCGCAGACGTCGAGATGAGCGTCGCCTACCTGGCCCGGGACGCCACGGGGCGGGTGGTGGTGGGCGCCGGCCCGTGGGCGGGCACCGCCCTGCCGGACGGCATGCTGACCGGTCCGCCCGGTCGCATCGGCTCGCTGGCCGTCCCGATGATCTCGGTGGCCGCGCAGATCGAGTTCAAGGAGATGTTCCCCGTCTGGATGCCGGACCGGCCCCGGCGAGGCAAGGACGCCGCCGACCTGACCCGCCTCCGCGCCACCGACCGCCACCCATGA
- a CDS encoding alpha/beta hydrolase: MTTLLAGCAPAATAAPGAPPPPRPAPVAAYSVGVRTFTVDPASARPLPVTVWYPADRGAVAAGRFPVVVYSHGLHSLPELHAGLTTRWAAAGFVVAAPTYPHTRRGAGRFSRADVRHQPADGWRLIRHLVRLDARAGDPLAGHLDVARIAAAGHSAGGFTTAGMFTSGRSGRLRAGIVIAGGGMAGSFAGPAAPLLFVHGTADRIVPVTVGRAAYHRTTGPSTFLSLLGQGHGEYLSPGLPGFDQVLATTTDFLRWTLYGDEAAGRRLPADARSPGVTAYETRLAR; this comes from the coding sequence ATGACGACGCTGCTGGCCGGTTGCGCCCCGGCGGCCACCGCCGCGCCCGGCGCACCGCCGCCGCCGCGCCCGGCGCCCGTGGCGGCCTACTCCGTCGGCGTACGCACCTTCACGGTCGATCCCGCCTCGGCGCGCCCCCTGCCGGTGACCGTCTGGTATCCGGCAGATCGCGGCGCGGTGGCCGCCGGCCGCTTCCCCGTGGTGGTCTACAGCCACGGGCTGCACAGCCTGCCCGAACTGCACGCCGGGCTGACCACGCGCTGGGCCGCCGCCGGGTTCGTGGTGGCCGCCCCGACCTACCCGCACACCCGGCGCGGCGCGGGCCGGTTCAGCCGCGCCGACGTACGCCATCAGCCGGCCGACGGTTGGCGGCTGATCCGGCACCTGGTGCGGCTCGACGCCCGGGCCGGGGACCCGCTCGCCGGCCACCTCGACGTCGCCCGGATCGCCGCCGCCGGCCACTCGGCGGGCGGCTTCACCACCGCCGGCATGTTCACCTCCGGGCGCTCGGGGCGGCTGCGCGCCGGCATCGTGATCGCCGGCGGCGGGATGGCCGGCAGCTTCGCCGGGCCGGCGGCCCCGCTGCTCTTCGTGCACGGTACGGCGGACCGGATCGTGCCGGTGACGGTCGGCCGCGCCGCGTACCACCGCACCACCGGCCCGTCCACCTTCCTGAGCCTGCTCGGGCAGGGCCACGGCGAGTACCTGAGCCCGGGCCTGCCGGGCTTCGACCAGGTTCTCGCCACCACCACCGACTTCCTCCGCTGGACGCTCTACGGTGACGAGGCAGCCGGCCGCCGCCTGCCCGCCGACGCCCGCTCCCCCGGCGTGACGGCGTACGAGACCCGCCTCGCCCGCTGA
- a CDS encoding DUF3592 domain-containing protein, translating to MLLLAGLTNAVATGAYKWHLHAKAERLRADGVPVRATVTDRRDTVGRGGGTDTVQVWYDYEGVRHNERILCGSAGGCLRDPPEVMTLWVDPERPGEFVAANGNTDDSVFFLNSWGGIPFGLLVATAGGAFVFAALVPTGMFDRPTPAPPRRGPGRDRVRRTRSARRRGKGRS from the coding sequence GTGCTGCTGCTCGCGGGGCTGACGAACGCGGTGGCCACCGGTGCGTACAAGTGGCACCTGCACGCCAAGGCGGAGCGGCTACGGGCGGACGGCGTCCCGGTACGGGCGACGGTGACCGACCGGCGCGACACCGTGGGACGCGGCGGCGGCACCGACACCGTCCAGGTCTGGTACGACTACGAGGGCGTCCGGCACAACGAGCGCATCCTCTGCGGCTCGGCCGGTGGCTGCCTGCGCGATCCGCCCGAGGTGATGACGCTCTGGGTCGACCCGGAGCGACCGGGTGAGTTCGTCGCCGCCAACGGCAACACCGACGACTCGGTCTTCTTCCTCAACTCCTGGGGCGGCATTCCGTTCGGGCTGCTGGTCGCCACGGCGGGCGGGGCGTTCGTCTTCGCGGCCCTCGTCCCGACCGGGATGTTCGACCGGCCCACACCCGCACCACCGCGCCGAGGGCCGGGACGCGACCGGGTCCGGCGTACCCGATCCGCCCGGCGTCGCGGCAAGGGCCGGAGCTGA